From a single Sphaeramia orbicularis chromosome 4, fSphaOr1.1, whole genome shotgun sequence genomic region:
- the pigx gene encoding phosphatidylinositol-glycan biosynthesis class X protein isoform X1: MYFMVLSVLVYLSTCHCLVENDNCGFLKWLDTTSVSVEIIKKGFHRDLVMTVQLQPDGLTDVKVLLIHNWPRGVYIDPYQLASLSDQHNWQILLDSTIDLEAPAHKSSGFVTYLYPIMDGPTSVWQNISIPIHGRYQKPSFSGTGFTSVGIELPQLLLRNEKCTQLNKLEPHTVVDAPCTADNSTTCAWVKIQNQKGHGRVNLQFPVGDESFAMPVCGGTLLVTLICCVALSTYAWKHQITNGHHT; the protein is encoded by the exons ATGTATTTTATGGTGTTATCTGTGTTGGTGTATTTATCAACATGTCATTGTTTAGTGGAAAATG ATAACTGTGGATTTTTGAAGTGGCTTGACACCACATCTGTGTCAGTGGAGATCATCAAAAAAGGTTTTCACAG GGACCTGGTAATGACTGTCCAGCTCCAGCCTGATGGGCTAACAGATGTCAAAGTTTTGTTGATTCATAACTGGCCCAGAGGTGTCTACATTGATCCATATCAACTTGCATCTTTGAGTGATCAACATAATTGGCAG ATACTACTAGATTCAACCATTGACCTTGAGGCACCAGCTCACAAATCTTCAGGATTTGTCACCTACTTGTATCCCATCATGGATGGACCAACTTCTGTATGGCAAAACATTTCTATTCCAATACATGGTCGCTACCAGAAACCTTCCTTTAGTGGGACAGGATTTACATCTGTCGGTATAGAACTTCCACAGCTATTGCTTCGTAATGAAAAAT GTACTCAGCTCAACAAGTTAGAGCCTCATACTGTTGTGGATGCCCCCTGCACTGCTGACAACTCAACCACATGTGCCTGGGTTAAAATTCAGAATCAGAAG GGACATGGCCGTGTGAATTTACAGTTTCCTGTTGGGGACGAGTCTTTTGCGATGCCTGTCTGTGGTGGAACTCTTCTTGTCACGCTGATCTGCTGTGTGGCTCTGTCTACATATGCATGGAAACATCAAATCACCAATGGTCACCATACATGA
- the pigx gene encoding phosphatidylinositol-glycan biosynthesis class X protein isoform X2 produces the protein MTVQLQPDGLTDVKVLLIHNWPRGVYIDPYQLASLSDQHNWQILLDSTIDLEAPAHKSSGFVTYLYPIMDGPTSVWQNISIPIHGRYQKPSFSGTGFTSVGIELPQLLLRNEKCTQLNKLEPHTVVDAPCTADNSTTCAWVKIQNQKGHGRVNLQFPVGDESFAMPVCGGTLLVTLICCVALSTYAWKHQITNGHHT, from the exons ATGACTGTCCAGCTCCAGCCTGATGGGCTAACAGATGTCAAAGTTTTGTTGATTCATAACTGGCCCAGAGGTGTCTACATTGATCCATATCAACTTGCATCTTTGAGTGATCAACATAATTGGCAG ATACTACTAGATTCAACCATTGACCTTGAGGCACCAGCTCACAAATCTTCAGGATTTGTCACCTACTTGTATCCCATCATGGATGGACCAACTTCTGTATGGCAAAACATTTCTATTCCAATACATGGTCGCTACCAGAAACCTTCCTTTAGTGGGACAGGATTTACATCTGTCGGTATAGAACTTCCACAGCTATTGCTTCGTAATGAAAAAT GTACTCAGCTCAACAAGTTAGAGCCTCATACTGTTGTGGATGCCCCCTGCACTGCTGACAACTCAACCACATGTGCCTGGGTTAAAATTCAGAATCAGAAG GGACATGGCCGTGTGAATTTACAGTTTCCTGTTGGGGACGAGTCTTTTGCGATGCCTGTCTGTGGTGGAACTCTTCTTGTCACGCTGATCTGCTGTGTGGCTCTGTCTACATATGCATGGAAACATCAAATCACCAATGGTCACCATACATGA
- the cep19 gene encoding centrosomal protein of 19 kDa, whose protein sequence is MSFVAKRCGVQFSPPSIVLIYENKETNKVRKRIIPVRNFSKYSDYSMAAERLKNHPRHRDYLEGVSQSQLERLHVILRDHLQGFSLDYSLSSFRLDPDEDLNKLDDEELARKKGQMDELFEKNRRHKDDPDFVYDVEVDFNVETREKCSWDEESDDGF, encoded by the exons ATGAGTTTTGTGGCAAAGCGATGTGGGGTGCAGTTCAGTCCCCCCTCTATAGTACTGATTTATGAAAACAAGGAAACCAACAAGGTACGAAAAAGAATCATACCTGTGCGGAACTTTTCAAAATATTCGG ACTATAGCATGGCAGCTGAAAGGCTGAAGAACCACCCTCGCCACAGGGACTACTTGGAGGGTGTGTCCCAGAGCCAGCTGGAGAGGCTTCATGTAATCCTACGGGATCACTTGCAGGGCTTTAGCTTGGACTACAGCCTCTCCTCATTCCGCCTGGACCCCGATGAGGACCTGAACAAACTGGACGATGAGGAACTGGCCCGAAAAAAGGGGCAAATGGATGAACTCTTTGAAAAGAACCGGAGGCACAAAGATGATCCTGACTTTGTTTATGACGTGGAAGTAGATTTCAATGTGGAGACTAGAGAAAAGTGCAGCTGGGATGAGGAGTCTGATGATGGATTTTAG